In Synergistota bacterium, a genomic segment contains:
- a CDS encoding TIGR01212 family radical SAM protein (This family includes YhcC from E. coli K-12, an uncharacterized radical SAM protein.) gives PFVKRRYNSLNEYFRRKYGKRVQKITLDAGFYCPNRDGRLSRGGCIFCDEKGSGRGEYGILTLREQIERAYKFLSKRYKTNLFMLYFQAFTNTYAPLWKNMRIYREALREASNFFTPIGLSVGTRPDCVPDPFPAAYSSLKVLVDELWVELGLQSISYKTLKLINRGHTLAEFIDAVLRCKKWGIKVCAHVILGLPGEGKDDAIETARILSALRVDGVKIHPLYVVRGTPLEKMVISGKYKPLELNEYVDMCASFLEHLSIDIVVHRLTGETSREELLAPEWVLRKSEVIRRVEEELVRRESFQGKKLKLGLSQDELLSLEER, from the coding sequence AACCGTTCGTGAAGAGGAGATATAACTCGCTTAACGAATACTTTAGGCGCAAGTATGGGAAGAGAGTTCAGAAGATAACCTTAGATGCCGGTTTCTATTGCCCTAATAGGGATGGTAGGTTAAGCAGGGGCGGTTGTATATTCTGCGATGAGAAGGGTAGCGGTCGAGGGGAATATGGGATCTTAACCTTAAGAGAGCAGATAGAGAGAGCTTATAAGTTTTTAAGCAAGAGATACAAGACTAATCTCTTTATGCTTTACTTCCAAGCCTTCACAAATACATACGCCCCCTTGTGGAAGAACATGCGGATATATCGCGAAGCTTTAAGGGAAGCAAGTAATTTTTTTACTCCGATTGGTTTGTCGGTTGGAACGCGCCCCGATTGCGTCCCAGATCCTTTTCCAGCTGCTTATTCCTCGCTGAAAGTTCTCGTCGATGAGCTCTGGGTAGAGCTTGGTCTTCAGAGCATAAGCTATAAGACGCTCAAGCTCATAAATAGGGGGCACACGCTTGCTGAGTTTATAGATGCGGTTTTAAGGTGCAAGAAATGGGGGATAAAAGTTTGCGCTCATGTTATCCTTGGCCTTCCGGGGGAGGGGAAGGATGATGCTATTGAAACCGCGAGAATTCTTTCAGCGCTTAGGGTTGATGGCGTTAAGATACACCCTCTCTATGTGGTTAGGGGGACACCACTTGAGAAAATGGTTATAAGCGGAAAGTATAAGCCTCTTGAGCTTAATGAGTATGTGGATATGTGCGCTTCCTTTCTCGAGCACTTATCGATTGATATCGTGGTTCATAGATTAACGGGTGAGACATCAAGGGAGGAGCTTTTAGCCCCTGAATGGGTTTTACGCAAGAGCGAGGTTATAAGACGGGTAGAGGAGGAGCTCGTCAGGCGAGAAAGCTTTCAGGGGAAAAAGCTTAAGCTGGGGCTGTCTCAGGATGAGCTTCTTTCCCTTGAGGAGAGATAA
- the mnmG gene encoding tRNA uridine-5-carboxymethylaminomethyl(34) synthesis enzyme MnmG — protein MVEYPKEYDVIVVGGGHAGCEAALASARMGCQTLLLTLYLDSIALMACNPSIGGPGKGHLAREIDALGGEMSRNIDETMIHIRILNESKGPAVQAYRAQADKREYHLRMKQVLERQKNLDLKQGMVEEIVVKDGKVVGVGLRNGWFFKGKCVIIATGVYLRGLVHIGLVHFESGPLGETAAWKLSESLKKIGIKLGRLKTGTCARVDGKTIDFSSLTPQPSADEPLSFSFRSQKRICRGYFCWMTRTNEKTHEIIRNSLNRSPLFTGVIEGRGPRYCPSIEDRVVRFPDRSSHTVFLEPEGRRTCEFYLQNFSTSLPIDTQIKMVRSLPGLEKAEIMRPGYAIEYDFAYPTQLKPSLETKEIEGLFLAGQINGTSGYEEAAAQGLIAGINAVRKIRGEKPLILSRAEAYIGVLIDDLVTKGTEEPYRILTSRAEYRLLLRQDNADFRLLQYGYESGLIRKDEYERFLLKKKRIREEIERLNIVKISPTDKVNEILRFLGSSPINKPVTLAQLLKRPEIKIENLKEIDPSWNGSLSFEERKEVEIDIKYEGYIKRQLSLVEQFKRMENRKIPPDINYDDIPGLSNEGREKLKKIRPISIGQASRISGVSPADISLLTIYLSSRERSSS, from the coding sequence ATGGTTGAGTATCCCAAGGAATACGATGTCATAGTTGTAGGAGGAGGACACGCAGGGTGTGAGGCTGCACTGGCATCCGCGAGGATGGGATGTCAAACTCTGCTTCTGACCCTTTATTTAGACAGCATAGCCTTGATGGCGTGTAATCCATCTATAGGCGGTCCTGGAAAAGGACATTTGGCCAGAGAGATAGATGCCCTTGGAGGAGAGATGAGTAGAAACATCGATGAAACGATGATCCACATAAGGATATTAAACGAAAGCAAAGGACCTGCGGTTCAGGCTTATAGAGCCCAGGCTGACAAAAGAGAATATCACCTCAGGATGAAGCAAGTGCTTGAAAGACAGAAAAACCTGGATCTAAAGCAGGGAATGGTAGAAGAAATCGTCGTTAAGGATGGAAAAGTCGTCGGCGTGGGATTAAGAAACGGATGGTTCTTTAAGGGAAAGTGCGTAATAATCGCAACGGGGGTTTACCTGAGAGGACTGGTCCACATCGGCTTAGTTCACTTCGAAAGCGGTCCCCTTGGAGAAACAGCAGCTTGGAAACTCTCGGAGTCATTGAAGAAAATAGGTATAAAGCTTGGAAGGCTGAAGACCGGAACATGCGCGCGCGTAGATGGAAAAACCATAGATTTCTCAAGTCTCACTCCGCAACCATCAGCCGATGAACCGCTTTCTTTTTCCTTCAGATCTCAAAAGAGGATCTGCAGAGGATACTTCTGCTGGATGACGAGGACCAACGAGAAAACGCATGAGATAATAAGAAACTCGCTTAACAGGTCTCCACTCTTCACGGGCGTAATAGAGGGAAGAGGACCGAGATACTGCCCCTCAATAGAAGACAGGGTCGTTAGATTCCCAGATAGAAGCTCTCACACGGTTTTCTTAGAACCCGAGGGAAGAAGAACCTGCGAGTTTTATCTCCAAAACTTCTCAACGAGTCTCCCCATAGATACCCAGATAAAAATGGTTCGAAGCCTGCCAGGTCTTGAAAAAGCGGAAATCATGAGACCCGGATACGCCATAGAGTATGATTTCGCCTATCCTACTCAGCTTAAGCCCTCCCTTGAAACCAAAGAGATAGAAGGGCTGTTTTTAGCGGGACAGATAAACGGAACATCAGGTTATGAAGAAGCGGCAGCTCAAGGACTAATAGCGGGAATAAACGCGGTTCGCAAGATAAGGGGAGAAAAACCGCTTATCTTAAGCAGAGCGGAAGCCTATATAGGCGTCTTGATAGATGACCTCGTAACAAAAGGCACAGAAGAGCCCTACAGAATACTGACATCAAGAGCAGAATACAGGCTCCTATTGAGGCAGGATAACGCGGATTTTCGCCTGCTTCAATACGGCTACGAATCGGGACTCATAAGAAAGGACGAGTATGAACGCTTTCTTCTAAAAAAGAAAAGAATCAGAGAAGAGATAGAGAGATTAAACATCGTTAAAATATCACCGACCGACAAGGTAAACGAAATTTTGCGTTTCTTAGGAAGCTCACCGATAAATAAACCGGTAACTTTAGCCCAGCTTCTTAAAAGACCAGAAATAAAGATTGAAAACCTTAAAGAAATAGATCCTTCCTGGAATGGCAGTTTATCGTTTGAAGAAAGGAAGGAAGTAGAAATAGATATAAAGTATGAGGGATACATAAAGCGCCAACTCTCGCTCGTTGAGCAGTTTAAGAGAATGGAAAACAGGAAAATTCCTCCCGATATAAACTACGACGATATTCCAGGACTCTCAAACGAGGGAAGAGAGAAACTTAAAAAGATAAGACCGATATCGATAGGTCAGGCTTCCAGGATTTCAGGGGTAAGTCCCGCAGATATTTCATTATTAACCATTTATCTCTCCTCAAGGGAAAGAAGCTCATCCTGA
- a CDS encoding FAD-binding oxidoreductase, whose product MLKYGKITKEIVEKLREICGENDVIYEDKERLESYACDESGKPFCRMPDVVVKPESAEEVSKIMKLANEYLIPVTPRGAGSGVAGAAIPLHGGILMSMEKMNRILEIDKVNRVAVVEPGVVTNDLCKKVAEEGLYYAGYPMSVATSFIGGNVATNAGGSKVVKYGSTRKHVLGVEVVLPTGEIIQLGGKRRKETWGYDLLDLLIGSEGTLGIFTKIILNLMPSPGKVADLLVPFDSVERAIDAVANIVVAAKTLPVAVELMDKISVDITTWYLNTSLPLQEKAGAYLIVQLEASSQRELEDIYERAGDACLESGALEVFVADNPITSESIWRIRREYTEALRAKDPYVSLSGDMVVPSSEIPKMMKKLNEIAKKYNVEVATAAHIADGNLHPALFKPEGVSLEEWAELSEKIFEEIIAEAVKLGGVGSGEHGVGFLKKNAHLNTRTPKEIDLMRGIKKLFDPNMVLNPGKII is encoded by the coding sequence ATCTTGAAATATGGAAAGATAACTAAGGAAATCGTCGAGAAGCTGAGAGAGATATGTGGAGAAAACGATGTAATTTATGAAGACAAGGAAAGGCTCGAAAGCTACGCTTGCGATGAATCTGGAAAGCCTTTCTGCAGGATGCCAGATGTCGTTGTTAAGCCGGAAAGTGCAGAAGAAGTTTCAAAAATAATGAAGCTGGCGAATGAATACCTCATACCCGTCACCCCTCGAGGCGCAGGGAGCGGAGTCGCAGGAGCGGCTATACCTCTACATGGAGGCATATTGATGTCAATGGAGAAGATGAACAGAATACTTGAAATTGACAAGGTAAACCGCGTGGCAGTGGTTGAACCAGGAGTCGTAACCAACGACCTTTGCAAAAAGGTAGCAGAAGAGGGGCTTTACTATGCAGGATATCCTATGAGCGTAGCAACGAGCTTTATTGGAGGAAACGTTGCTACAAACGCTGGAGGAAGTAAAGTTGTAAAATATGGAAGCACGCGAAAGCACGTACTTGGAGTCGAGGTCGTTCTTCCAACGGGAGAGATAATCCAGCTCGGAGGAAAGAGAAGAAAAGAAACATGGGGCTATGATCTCTTAGATCTTCTTATAGGCTCCGAGGGAACCCTGGGAATCTTTACAAAGATAATCCTAAATCTAATGCCATCCCCTGGAAAGGTAGCGGATCTCCTGGTACCCTTTGACAGCGTAGAGAGAGCTATTGATGCAGTTGCCAACATAGTGGTTGCTGCAAAAACGCTTCCCGTAGCGGTAGAGCTAATGGATAAGATTTCTGTGGATATAACTACCTGGTATCTCAATACATCTCTTCCTTTACAGGAAAAAGCTGGAGCCTATCTTATAGTTCAGCTTGAGGCAAGCTCTCAGAGAGAGCTTGAAGATATCTATGAAAGAGCAGGAGACGCATGTTTGGAGAGCGGCGCGCTTGAAGTCTTCGTTGCGGATAACCCAATAACATCTGAAAGTATATGGAGGATAAGAAGAGAATATACCGAAGCCTTAAGAGCGAAAGACCCATATGTCTCACTTAGCGGAGATATGGTGGTTCCGTCATCTGAGATTCCCAAGATGATGAAAAAGCTAAATGAGATAGCTAAAAAATACAACGTGGAAGTAGCAACCGCCGCACATATAGCCGATGGGAACCTTCATCCAGCACTGTTTAAGCCAGAAGGCGTTTCTCTCGAAGAGTGGGCTGAGCTGTCCGAAAAGATATTTGAAGAGATCATAGCGGAAGCGGTAAAACTGGGAGGGGTTGGAAGCGGAGAGCATGGCGTTGGCTTTCTTAAGAAAAATGCGCACCTCAATACAAGAACCCCAAAAGAGATAGACCTTATGAGGGGAATAAAGAAGCTTTTCGATCCCAACATGGTCCTCAACCCGGGCAAGATAATATAA
- a CDS encoding electron transfer flavoprotein subunit alpha/FixB family protein: MKEKSVWTLGEYRDGKIHTVSYELLAWGRSLADKLNGELTCVILGKNLKDQIKELIYRGADHVILVDDPRLEHLEVDPFVKILSSLVREYEPEIFIASATTIGRTVMPVLAATLSTGLTADCTGLDIEEETGLLLQTRPAIGGNVMATIKTPDHKPQMATVRPKSKRPLPRDESRKGKLTERSFPDSYFASRVRRISFIPDESAEIPIQDADIVISGGKGLKDEKNFSLLFKLAELLNGAVGASRTAVDNGWIPYSHQVGLSGKTVSPRLYMALGISGAVQHLAGMSSSETIVAINTDPEANIFKVADFGIVGDLFDIVPLLIEKLEKERGGRS, translated from the coding sequence ATGAAAGAGAAAAGCGTATGGACTCTCGGAGAGTATAGAGATGGTAAGATTCACACGGTATCGTATGAGCTCCTCGCATGGGGAAGATCCTTAGCCGATAAGCTAAATGGGGAGCTCACCTGCGTAATATTGGGTAAAAATCTCAAGGATCAGATTAAAGAGCTAATATACAGAGGTGCAGATCATGTGATCCTCGTTGATGACCCACGCCTTGAGCATCTTGAAGTCGACCCCTTTGTGAAGATACTCAGCTCGCTCGTTAGAGAATATGAACCCGAGATCTTTATAGCCTCAGCTACCACAATAGGAAGAACAGTAATGCCAGTTTTAGCCGCAACGCTCTCAACTGGCTTAACTGCTGACTGCACTGGTCTTGATATAGAAGAGGAAACTGGGCTTCTCCTACAGACCAGACCAGCCATAGGTGGAAATGTAATGGCAACCATAAAGACTCCTGATCACAAACCGCAGATGGCAACCGTCAGACCCAAATCTAAAAGACCCCTCCCAAGAGATGAAAGCAGGAAGGGCAAGCTAACAGAAAGAAGCTTCCCCGATAGCTACTTTGCCTCGAGGGTAAGAAGAATATCATTTATACCGGACGAGAGTGCGGAGATTCCCATCCAAGACGCTGATATAGTTATATCAGGCGGGAAGGGCTTAAAAGATGAAAAGAATTTCTCGCTTCTGTTCAAGCTCGCAGAGCTTCTAAACGGAGCGGTAGGAGCTTCAAGAACCGCGGTCGACAATGGATGGATACCCTACTCACACCAAGTAGGTTTAAGTGGGAAAACAGTAAGCCCCAGGCTCTACATGGCTTTGGGAATCTCAGGAGCAGTTCAGCATCTTGCCGGAATGTCATCCTCTGAAACCATCGTCGCCATAAATACCGATCCCGAAGCAAACATATTCAAGGTTGCAGATTTCGGAATCGTTGGAGATCTGTTTGATATAGTCCCCCTTCTCATCGAAAAGCTCGAAAAGGAAAGGGGTGGAAGATCTTGA
- a CDS encoding electron transfer flavoprotein subunit beta/FixA family protein produces MRIGVLIKQVPATDKVKIDEKTGTMLRTETEGVINPLDLYAVEEALRTKERFFPNAEITVLSMGPMMAIETVKEAISMGCDKGYLLSDVKFAGADTLATAYALSSAIRKLGGFNLIFCGERATDGETGQVGPSVAAQLDLPIITYVSKIEKIEDGKLIAHRAIEGGHEIVESPLPVVLSVVKEINEPRLPTLSGKKRARRLEIPVLKADDIEVDESKIGLNGSPTRVVKIFYPKIAREGEIIYADDPEKAVERLLDFLRKRDII; encoded by the coding sequence TTGCGAATAGGCGTATTGATAAAGCAGGTTCCCGCTACCGATAAGGTTAAAATCGACGAAAAAACGGGAACGATGCTGAGAACAGAAACGGAAGGGGTAATCAACCCCCTCGATCTATACGCAGTTGAGGAAGCTTTAAGAACGAAAGAGAGATTCTTCCCCAACGCCGAGATAACGGTTTTATCCATGGGACCTATGATGGCTATCGAAACCGTTAAAGAAGCGATATCTATGGGATGCGACAAGGGATACCTCCTCTCCGACGTTAAATTCGCTGGAGCTGACACCTTAGCTACGGCTTACGCTCTCTCCTCAGCAATTAGAAAGCTTGGTGGTTTTAACCTCATCTTCTGCGGGGAACGCGCAACGGATGGGGAAACCGGGCAAGTTGGGCCCAGCGTTGCAGCTCAACTTGACCTTCCCATAATAACCTATGTAAGCAAGATAGAAAAGATAGAAGATGGGAAACTGATAGCTCACAGAGCAATAGAGGGAGGACACGAAATAGTGGAATCCCCCCTACCGGTAGTTCTAAGCGTTGTGAAAGAAATAAATGAGCCGAGGCTCCCCACCCTGAGCGGAAAGAAAAGGGCTCGAAGACTGGAAATACCCGTACTTAAAGCGGATGACATCGAAGTTGACGAGAGCAAAATAGGTTTAAATGGTTCTCCTACAAGGGTCGTTAAGATATTCTATCCCAAGATAGCACGAGAGGGAGAAATCATCTACGCAGACGACCCAGAAAAGGCTGTAGAACGGCTTTTAGACTTTCTCAGAAAAAGAGATATCATTTAG
- a CDS encoding sodium:solute symporter family protein, whose product MSHATISLIIIFSWIILTLVVGVLAGVKRKFTLDGYLVSGRSLSFIFLYVLLAGEIYSAYAFLGVGGWGYSFGMPIMYALGYGTMAYAFGYFFAEYVWRAGKKFGFVTQADLFRKRYDSKFLAVLVALIGIVFNVPYLQLQLQGLGYILNVTSLGSISVNTGIVVGMLIMLVYVYTSGLRGIAWTNLMQSIMMFVIAWVILFSIPFIKFGGVGEMMKKLAEVKPSHLILSGKMGINWYVSTMVLCGLGFFMYPQMWPSIYSSKDIRALKRTYIFLPLFSLFMIPVFLAGISVVTAGIKLSRADAAVLEAVKLAYPDWVLGIVGAAGFAAAASTASAIILTLAGLLSKNLYGMLKENASDKELVMASRISVLIFGLTAMFLALYAGGRLVALLLLAYSGITQMFPGAFLGLFFKKFNKVAVGAGIIAGLITITYLKFFGPGNLYGIHFGLWGLAVNLVVTFAVASVMKEDENFKPFKEGLESVKV is encoded by the coding sequence ATGTCCCACGCAACTATATCCTTAATCATCATATTCTCGTGGATAATCCTAACGCTCGTCGTAGGAGTATTAGCGGGTGTTAAGAGAAAGTTTACGCTCGATGGATACCTCGTTTCCGGAAGATCCTTAAGCTTCATATTTCTATACGTCTTATTAGCAGGAGAGATATACAGCGCTTATGCTTTCTTAGGCGTCGGAGGATGGGGATACTCCTTCGGAATGCCCATAATGTATGCACTTGGCTATGGAACCATGGCTTACGCCTTCGGTTACTTCTTCGCCGAATATGTATGGAGAGCTGGGAAGAAATTCGGCTTCGTCACACAAGCAGATCTATTCAGAAAGAGATATGACAGTAAGTTTCTTGCGGTACTGGTAGCTCTCATAGGTATAGTTTTTAATGTACCGTACCTTCAGCTTCAGCTTCAGGGGCTCGGCTATATACTCAATGTGACATCGCTTGGCTCAATATCGGTTAATACCGGAATAGTCGTCGGAATGCTTATAATGCTCGTCTACGTCTACACGAGCGGATTGAGAGGAATAGCTTGGACGAACCTTATGCAGTCGATTATGATGTTCGTAATAGCGTGGGTAATTTTATTCTCGATACCCTTCATAAAGTTCGGTGGAGTTGGAGAGATGATGAAAAAGCTCGCCGAGGTGAAGCCCTCTCACCTCATCCTATCGGGTAAGATGGGAATCAACTGGTATGTTTCCACCATGGTGCTTTGTGGTCTGGGCTTCTTCATGTATCCGCAGATGTGGCCCTCCATCTATAGCTCAAAGGATATAAGAGCGTTAAAGAGAACCTATATTTTCCTACCCTTATTCTCTCTCTTCATGATACCGGTCTTCCTTGCCGGTATATCCGTCGTCACCGCGGGAATAAAGCTTTCAAGAGCCGACGCTGCGGTTCTTGAAGCGGTAAAGCTCGCATATCCAGACTGGGTCCTTGGGATAGTTGGAGCAGCGGGCTTTGCAGCAGCGGCCTCAACCGCAAGCGCTATAATACTGACTCTGGCAGGGCTTTTATCCAAAAATCTATACGGAATGCTTAAGGAAAACGCCTCTGATAAGGAGCTCGTCATGGCAAGCAGAATATCGGTGCTTATTTTTGGACTCACGGCAATGTTCCTCGCCCTTTACGCGGGAGGAAGGCTCGTTGCGCTTCTACTTCTTGCCTACTCGGGTATAACCCAAATGTTCCCAGGAGCGTTCCTCGGACTCTTCTTCAAGAAATTCAATAAAGTTGCGGTCGGAGCGGGAATAATAGCAGGACTTATAACCATTACATATCTAAAGTTCTTCGGTCCTGGAAATCTTTATGGTATACACTTTGGTCTATGGGGACTGGCGGTAAATCTCGTGGTAACTTTCGCAGTAGCTTCCGTAATGAAAGAAGACGAAAACTTCAAACCCTTTAAGGAGGGACTTGAATCGGTTAAGGTTTAA
- the tgt gene encoding tRNA guanosine(34) transglycosylase Tgt, which produces MKAFSFRIMHRCPYTSARVALIETPHGVVETPVFMPVGTQATVKAMERRELEEIGVSIILSNAYHLYLRPGHELIRKAGGLHSFMSWPHPILTDSGGFQVFSLTDLREISDEGVRFRSHLDGSYHFFTPERVIEIEEALGADFIVCFDECVSYPVSYSYAKEAMERTLRWALRCKNAKKREDQFLFGIVQGSVYPDLRKESALRTVEIGFDGYAIGGLSVGEPKTVMYEMLDVVIPLLPEDKPRYLMGVGYPSSLLEAIERGIDMFDCVLPTRNGRTGTIFTHRGKEHIRSESWKGDFSPPDPECDCYVCRNYSRAYLRHLYKAGEILAARLASYHNIYLLVDLVRKAREAIKGGYFPEFKRAFIEKFEGGGGLEA; this is translated from the coding sequence ATGAAAGCGTTTTCCTTTAGAATTATGCATCGTTGTCCTTATACTTCAGCGAGGGTTGCTCTTATAGAGACGCCTCACGGTGTTGTGGAAACGCCTGTTTTCATGCCTGTGGGAACTCAGGCTACCGTGAAGGCTATGGAGAGAAGAGAGCTTGAGGAAATAGGAGTGAGCATTATACTCTCCAATGCCTATCATCTTTATCTAAGGCCTGGGCATGAGCTTATAAGAAAAGCGGGAGGGCTTCACTCCTTCATGAGCTGGCCTCACCCTATATTAACCGATTCGGGAGGTTTTCAGGTATTTAGCCTGACTGACCTCAGGGAGATAAGCGATGAGGGCGTGCGCTTTCGCTCCCATCTTGATGGCTCTTATCACTTTTTCACGCCGGAGAGGGTGATAGAGATAGAAGAGGCGCTGGGGGCAGATTTTATAGTTTGCTTCGATGAGTGTGTATCCTATCCCGTTTCTTATTCCTATGCTAAGGAAGCTATGGAGAGGACATTAAGATGGGCTTTAAGATGTAAGAATGCCAAAAAGAGGGAGGATCAGTTTTTGTTTGGGATAGTTCAAGGGAGCGTTTATCCCGATTTGAGAAAAGAGAGCGCTTTAAGAACCGTTGAGATAGGTTTTGATGGATATGCTATAGGTGGCTTAAGCGTGGGGGAGCCAAAAACCGTCATGTATGAGATGCTTGATGTAGTGATTCCTCTTCTTCCGGAGGATAAACCTCGCTATTTAATGGGAGTTGGGTATCCCTCAAGTCTTCTTGAAGCCATTGAGAGAGGGATAGATATGTTCGACTGCGTTTTGCCTACGAGAAACGGTAGAACGGGCACCATCTTTACACACAGGGGTAAGGAGCATATAAGGAGCGAGTCGTGGAAGGGGGATTTTTCTCCACCGGATCCAGAGTGCGACTGTTATGTTTGTAGAAACTACTCACGTGCTTATCTTAGGCATCTTTACAAAGCTGGAGAGATACTTGCAGCGCGGTTGGCGTCTTATCATAATATATATCTTTTGGTTGATCTTGTGAGGAAAGCTCGTGAGGCGATAAAAGGAGGGTACTTCCCGGAATTTAAGAGAGCGTTTATAGAAAAATTTGAGGGAGGGGGAGGTCTTGAAGCTTAA
- a CDS encoding DUF1464 family protein: MKLKGVTSLSGIPEIEREIDDSLMPVIARVYGSLNEGRYILVNLDDPFFVCAVDYGEIVDCVSSTELGAFSLRTCGELPTAEIAKAAVSDPDSWRKKLLVEGGLYSYLSTDNLDEALKMDSFIVEAMAYQMNKEIWAMCTALSGEVDAIVCFGRLLKNRDFWDMLRRRIEPLKMKIIEMEVV, translated from the coding sequence TTGAAGCTTAAGGGAGTGACGTCTTTATCTGGCATACCAGAGATAGAGAGGGAGATAGATGATTCTTTAATGCCCGTTATCGCTCGCGTCTATGGTAGTCTCAATGAGGGGAGGTATATTCTCGTTAACCTCGATGATCCCTTTTTTGTATGTGCGGTCGACTATGGGGAGATTGTTGATTGCGTTTCTTCTACCGAGCTTGGGGCTTTTTCCTTAAGAACCTGTGGGGAACTTCCCACAGCTGAAATCGCAAAGGCTGCCGTTTCTGATCCAGATAGCTGGAGGAAAAAACTTTTAGTGGAGGGGGGACTTTATTCCTATCTCTCAACGGATAACCTTGATGAAGCTCTTAAAATGGATTCTTTTATAGTTGAGGCAATGGCTTATCAAATGAATAAAGAAATATGGGCTATGTGTACTGCGCTTTCAGGAGAAGTTGACGCGATCGTTTGTTTCGGAAGGCTGTTGAAGAATCGTGATTTTTGGGATATGCTCAGGAGGAGGATAGAGCCACTTAAAATGAAAATAATAGAGATGGAGGTGGTTTAA
- a CDS encoding phosphate butyryltransferase: MLKSLLDLLDMARGKGMRLAVAAAEDAHVLEAVNEAHEKGIVEAVLVGSKSAIERVAGELGIDVSKYEIHNTSSSMESAYKAVELVREGKCDFLMKGYLQTAEIARAVLDKEKGLRTGRVLSMVSLFELPTYPRVFAITDPGIVIAPELEQKVDLIHNAVDVMHKLGYEEPKVAIVSAVEVVNPKIPATLDAALLAKMNQRRQIKGCIVDGPFALDNAVSEEAAKHKKIESPVAGKADIIVLPDIDAGNVLYKGLIFIAGARSASVVMGAKVPIVLTSRADSAEAKLLSIALAAVCAM, translated from the coding sequence TTGTTAAAAAGTTTGCTTGATCTCTTAGATATGGCACGTGGTAAGGGTATGAGACTTGCGGTAGCTGCCGCTGAGGATGCTCATGTTTTGGAGGCGGTTAATGAGGCTCACGAGAAGGGAATAGTGGAAGCGGTTTTGGTGGGATCGAAGTCCGCGATTGAGAGAGTCGCGGGGGAGCTCGGTATTGATGTCTCTAAATATGAGATACATAATACCTCAAGTAGTATGGAATCTGCTTATAAGGCGGTTGAGCTCGTTAGAGAGGGAAAGTGTGACTTTTTAATGAAAGGGTATCTTCAAACGGCTGAGATAGCCAGAGCGGTTCTCGATAAAGAAAAGGGGTTAAGAACGGGTAGGGTGCTTTCGATGGTTTCCCTTTTTGAGCTTCCTACCTATCCGAGGGTCTTTGCTATAACCGATCCGGGAATAGTTATAGCTCCGGAGCTTGAGCAGAAGGTCGATTTGATTCATAATGCTGTTGATGTGATGCATAAACTTGGCTATGAGGAACCAAAGGTGGCGATAGTCAGCGCGGTTGAGGTCGTTAATCCTAAGATACCTGCGACACTTGATGCTGCTCTTCTCGCTAAGATGAATCAGCGCAGGCAGATAAAAGGTTGTATAGTGGATGGGCCGTTTGCCCTCGATAACGCGGTTTCTGAGGAAGCAGCTAAGCATAAGAAGATAGAGAGTCCCGTTGCGGGTAAAGCGGACATCATAGTTCTCCCAGATATAGATGCGGGGAACGTTCTTTATAAAGGACTCATATTTATAGCGGGAGCGAGAAGTGCAAGCGTGGTTATGGGGGCAAAGGTACCAATCGTTTTAACCTCGAGAGCTGATAGCGCTGAAGCTAAGCTCCTCTCGATAGCGTTAGCAGCCGTTTGTGCCATGTAG